A part of Paenibacillus sp. IHBB 10380 genomic DNA contains:
- a CDS encoding AAA family ATPase, with protein sequence MSDISIQPEAWKETIARVRAQIGEVIVGQQEVVEQMLWCIFAGGHALLEGIPGLGKTMLVRTIADSLDLSFSRIQFTPDLMPSDITGTQVLSFGNQGVTGMTFQSGPIFSSIVLADEINRATPKTQSALLEAMQEQTVTIGNDTHVLPKPFFVLATQNPLENEGTYPLPEAQLDRFLLKILVPYPNADELKEIVRRTTSSHVSVANKQATGAELIEIQQGAKEVLVAEEVLDYAVKLLMMTHPEESSAPEDVRKYVRFGSGPRGIQSIISTGKVRAICQGRMHLSTGDIHAVAIPALRHRLFLNFEAQARGISTDHIVQEILNRLEGTA encoded by the coding sequence AATTGGTGAAGTGATTGTAGGCCAGCAAGAGGTAGTAGAACAGATGCTTTGGTGTATTTTTGCTGGAGGTCATGCTTTACTCGAAGGTATACCTGGCCTTGGGAAAACTATGTTAGTGCGTACGATTGCTGATAGTCTGGACTTATCTTTCTCACGGATTCAGTTTACACCTGATTTAATGCCTAGTGATATCACAGGAACACAGGTGCTTTCCTTTGGTAATCAAGGGGTGACGGGGATGACATTCCAGAGCGGTCCGATATTTAGTAGCATCGTGTTAGCAGATGAAATTAACCGGGCAACACCGAAGACGCAAAGTGCTTTACTAGAGGCGATGCAGGAGCAGACGGTTACCATTGGAAATGATACACATGTGTTACCCAAGCCATTTTTCGTGTTAGCTACACAGAATCCTCTGGAGAATGAGGGAACCTATCCTCTTCCAGAAGCTCAACTAGATCGGTTCTTATTAAAGATTCTTGTTCCTTATCCCAACGCAGATGAATTGAAGGAAATTGTGCGTCGAACAACTTCATCACATGTCTCGGTCGCGAATAAACAAGCTACTGGTGCGGAGCTAATTGAAATACAACAAGGGGCCAAAGAAGTGCTAGTTGCAGAAGAAGTGCTAGATTATGCTGTGAAGTTACTTATGATGACTCATCCAGAAGAATCATCTGCACCAGAAGATGTCCGTAAGTACGTCCGATTCGGATCAGGACCACGTGGGATTCAATCGATTATCTCAACAGGGAAAGTACGAGCTATATGTCAAGGTAGAATGCATCTCTCCACTGGAGATATTCATGCCGTAGCCATTCCAGCGTTACGGCATCGCCTGTTCTTGAACTTCGAAGCACAAGCAAGGGGGATTTCAACAGATCATATCGTTCAGGAAATCCTGAATCGTCTTGAGGGAACGGCATGA
- a CDS encoding DUF58 domain-containing protein, which translates to MSGHYLLSPQILPRLERLSLGAGRRVAGTLQGKRRSRRLGSSLEFADYRPYSPGDDIRRFDWSVYSRTGKPFIRQFMDEQELMVSLYVDCSTSMDFGERKAKANTDGVSEVPSKLLYAKQLAASIGYIALCSYERLQAVNYSRSLDSRLPILRGRGAIHRLFQFLEEASVGGEGSLASCLSEPGAIPRLPGMTWIFSDFWLNEGEEEIGNALSRLAGAGQEVVLVHIVSQEEMNPVFSGDLRLVDSEIGTGKDVSLTGKVLQTYKKEWENYQHFLSSYATERGISYVLIPNDMPIEEAVFGILAESGLVMT; encoded by the coding sequence ATGAGTGGGCACTATCTACTCTCACCACAAATCCTTCCTCGCCTAGAACGATTAAGTCTGGGTGCGGGCAGGAGGGTGGCAGGCACGCTTCAGGGGAAGCGGCGTTCACGTCGTTTAGGTTCTTCCTTGGAATTTGCAGATTATCGTCCATACTCCCCCGGGGATGATATACGGCGATTCGATTGGAGTGTATATTCTCGCACAGGTAAGCCGTTTATCCGACAGTTCATGGATGAGCAGGAATTGATGGTCAGTCTGTATGTGGACTGTTCAACATCGATGGATTTTGGAGAGCGTAAAGCGAAAGCTAATACCGATGGGGTAAGCGAAGTTCCGAGTAAGCTATTGTATGCTAAACAACTGGCCGCTAGCATTGGATACATTGCACTCTGTTCATATGAACGCTTACAGGCAGTAAATTATAGCCGTTCTCTGGACTCACGTCTTCCTATTCTAAGAGGACGGGGAGCAATTCATCGATTGTTTCAATTCCTTGAAGAGGCATCTGTAGGAGGAGAAGGAAGTCTAGCTAGCTGTCTCAGTGAACCGGGCGCTATTCCAAGGCTTCCAGGGATGACTTGGATATTTTCGGATTTTTGGCTAAATGAAGGTGAAGAGGAAATTGGGAATGCATTATCTCGTCTAGCAGGAGCTGGGCAAGAAGTTGTCCTTGTGCATATTGTATCTCAAGAAGAAATGAATCCGGTGTTCAGCGGAGATTTACGTCTTGTAGATAGTGAGATTGGGACGGGTAAGGACGTGTCCTTGACTGGGAAAGTGCTACAGACATATAAAAAGGAATGGGAAAACTACCAGCACTTCCTATCTAGTTATGCAACTGAACGAGGCATTTCCTATGTGCTGATTCCGAATGATATGCCGATTGAAGAGGCTGTATTCGGCATCTTGGCAGAGTCTGGACTAGTGATGACTTAA
- a CDS encoding type III polyketide synthase, with protein MIDTKSPSISILGIGTALPAHRIEQDEVLDKLEEALHDSPNSVRWARRIFKQCGVATRYTCEPGLLGHGSRSRYLPSEGQGDAPSTAERMGIYKRESIPLALQAAKGALLDGEIEGSEITHLITVSCTGQFLPGLDAVLVKEMGLSPRVQRIPLTFQGCAAGLKAIQLARTLVEGQSSRQILIVCVELCTLHFQPSSDREALFGASFFGDGASACVIGMADKNSKGLFQLGDGHSVLLPECSEEMIWEVGNYGFDLYLSTNIPKLLGRYLTTEMESLLDGEEAPSLWAIHPGGRGIVDIVQQMFELSDDQVQFSRSVLRDYGNLSSVTILFVLQAMREDLQTRQVGSSSGVALAFGPGLTAELLKFTYLPSSILQEWVIDHVYL; from the coding sequence ATGATAGATACGAAATCTCCGAGCATTTCTATACTAGGCATAGGTACGGCTCTTCCTGCCCACCGAATCGAACAAGATGAGGTGTTAGATAAACTAGAAGAAGCGTTACATGATTCTCCCAATTCAGTAAGATGGGCTAGAAGAATATTTAAACAATGTGGTGTGGCAACACGATATACCTGTGAACCGGGCCTCCTTGGACATGGTTCTAGAAGCCGTTATTTGCCATCAGAAGGACAAGGAGATGCTCCTTCCACCGCAGAACGGATGGGAATATATAAAAGAGAGTCCATTCCTTTGGCGCTACAAGCGGCGAAGGGTGCCTTACTTGATGGAGAGATTGAGGGTTCAGAGATTACTCATCTTATAACGGTAAGCTGTACAGGGCAATTCCTTCCGGGATTGGATGCTGTTCTTGTTAAGGAAATGGGTCTATCTCCACGAGTACAGCGGATCCCATTAACTTTTCAGGGATGTGCTGCTGGGCTGAAGGCAATTCAATTGGCTAGGACTTTGGTGGAAGGGCAGTCAAGCAGACAGATTTTAATTGTATGCGTGGAACTGTGCACACTTCATTTTCAGCCTTCAAGTGACCGAGAAGCTTTGTTTGGTGCGTCATTCTTCGGGGATGGGGCTTCAGCATGCGTTATAGGAATGGCGGATAAGAATAGTAAAGGTTTGTTTCAATTAGGAGATGGTCATTCGGTTCTACTACCTGAGTGTAGTGAGGAAATGATATGGGAAGTTGGTAATTATGGATTTGACCTTTATCTGTCAACGAATATTCCCAAATTGTTAGGGCGCTATCTAACGACGGAAATGGAATCGCTCTTAGATGGAGAAGAAGCACCAAGCTTATGGGCCATTCATCCTGGAGGCCGAGGAATTGTGGATATCGTACAACAGATGTTCGAACTAAGCGACGATCAGGTTCAGTTTAGCCGAAGTGTTCTACGTGATTATGGAAATTTGTCTTCAGTCACGATTTTGTTTGTTTTACAAGCGATGCGTGAGGATCTTCAAACTCGGCAAGTAGGTTCGTCAAGCGGTGTTGCATTAGCCTTCGGTCCTGGGTTAACAGCAGAACTACTTAAGTTTACGTATCTTCCTTCTAGCATTCTACAAGAATGGGTTATAGATCATGTTTATCTTTAA
- a CDS encoding vWA domain-containing protein → MGIGSWLGLVFGLSIPAILLMYLLKRKFIDTLVPSHMLWERVLRNIEANRPWQKLQSRLLLWLQLLAAALLVFALMQPYWWVSADAKGHVVIVADTSGSMSARTTDSSEVNESVDDGYRRMDALKAKVKEYIEEYAQGSEITLLSLESDPNIVISREKDQTRLNEAIDGLEPYYGKSAYRETLSLASALTREEQDAEVVVFTDGEWKGDGEGIPFQVASQVIDIGGTAIYNVSIKQFGVQQGQAGNTAVAVVESTRLNNEPVEYELYGDDKLLRTQTIEWRTDGNTTINLQELEDAEVYRLELQVSDDYEADNVSFAFGSRSTTPRVLYLSSGNLFLERALQLTGAEITKMTIDKSEQAEDSKDMSEPPVPKQAPDLVIIEGIAPAFVQQGEWAKLLGKSPLWTIGGEGQEVKVGGEKAKPLNHPVTKYMTLAGLYFGTVLDQSPPVWGNSIAEIGDKPAIYAGKEGGYARLSFLFKLEDSDLPLSAEFPILINNAVTWLTSGEGSGLGRVIAGSHIDVPISVEAAKAQWVAKAGLALSAGIEPIAADRGSQGFIALQRVPSTPGLYAFEQQGADGYIPRYWVEVTTDPSEGAVDQKTELLLTQGVDVSSDAVVQNHGDGEKGHANGTQVARSLMWILAAAVLTVILLEWGVYQRGHSI, encoded by the coding sequence ATGGGAATTGGGTCGTGGCTCGGTCTGGTATTTGGCTTGAGTATACCGGCCATTCTGCTCATGTATTTGTTGAAACGGAAATTCATAGATACGTTGGTACCGAGCCATATGTTATGGGAGCGGGTTCTTCGCAACATTGAGGCGAACCGTCCATGGCAGAAATTACAGAGTCGTCTGCTGTTGTGGTTGCAGCTCTTGGCAGCGGCCCTACTTGTATTTGCATTGATGCAGCCGTATTGGTGGGTGTCTGCTGATGCTAAAGGGCATGTGGTTATCGTTGCGGATACCTCCGGCAGCATGAGTGCAAGAACGACAGATTCATCAGAGGTCAATGAATCTGTAGATGATGGATATAGAAGAATGGATGCATTGAAAGCTAAGGTGAAGGAATACATCGAAGAGTACGCTCAAGGAAGTGAGATAACGCTACTCAGTCTTGAATCCGATCCTAATATTGTCATCTCTAGGGAGAAGGATCAGACAAGGCTGAATGAAGCTATAGATGGACTTGAACCCTATTACGGTAAGTCTGCCTATCGTGAGACGCTATCATTAGCCTCAGCGCTAACTCGCGAGGAACAAGATGCTGAAGTTGTGGTATTTACAGATGGAGAATGGAAGGGTGACGGGGAAGGGATTCCTTTTCAAGTTGCGAGTCAAGTCATCGATATTGGTGGAACGGCGATCTATAATGTTTCAATTAAACAGTTCGGTGTCCAGCAAGGCCAAGCAGGGAATACAGCGGTCGCAGTGGTAGAAAGTACCCGCCTAAACAATGAACCTGTGGAGTATGAGCTTTATGGGGACGATAAACTGCTAAGAACACAGACTATAGAATGGCGGACGGATGGGAATACGACGATCAATCTACAAGAGCTAGAGGACGCGGAGGTATATCGTCTTGAATTGCAGGTGAGTGATGATTACGAGGCGGATAACGTTTCCTTTGCATTCGGAAGTAGAAGTACTACGCCTCGCGTGTTGTACTTAAGCTCCGGGAATTTATTTCTGGAGCGAGCACTACAACTAACGGGTGCAGAAATTACGAAGATGACGATAGATAAGAGTGAACAAGCAGAGGATTCTAAGGATATGTCAGAGCCTCCCGTGCCCAAGCAAGCTCCTGATCTGGTTATTATCGAAGGCATAGCTCCCGCATTTGTGCAGCAGGGGGAGTGGGCGAAATTGTTAGGTAAGTCGCCTCTATGGACCATTGGTGGCGAGGGACAAGAAGTGAAAGTCGGTGGAGAGAAGGCAAAGCCATTAAATCATCCGGTTACGAAATATATGACCTTAGCGGGGTTGTATTTCGGAACTGTGCTTGACCAGAGTCCACCTGTATGGGGAAATTCCATTGCTGAGATCGGTGATAAGCCGGCTATATATGCTGGCAAAGAGGGAGGATATGCGCGTCTTTCTTTTCTCTTTAAGTTAGAGGATAGTGATCTTCCGTTATCTGCTGAATTTCCAATACTCATTAACAATGCGGTAACATGGTTGACTAGTGGGGAAGGTTCTGGACTTGGACGCGTGATTGCAGGCAGTCATATCGATGTGCCCATCTCAGTTGAAGCGGCGAAAGCACAATGGGTTGCTAAAGCTGGACTAGCCTTATCAGCAGGTATTGAACCCATAGCAGCAGATCGAGGGTCGCAAGGATTTATAGCTCTACAACGAGTACCTTCTACACCTGGATTATACGCATTTGAGCAACAGGGAGCAGATGGTTATATTCCACGTTACTGGGTAGAGGTGACGACTGATCCGAGCGAAGGAGCTGTTGATCAGAAGACGGAGCTTTTGTTAACACAGGGCGTTGATGTTTCATCCGATGCTGTGGTACAGAATCATGGTGATGGGGAGAAGGGGCACGCTAATGGGACACAGGTCGCTAGATCTTTGATGTGGATATTGGCTGCAGCTGTACTTACTGTCATATTGCTGGAATGGGGGGTGTACCAACGTGGGCATTCAATTTAG
- a CDS encoding macro domain-containing protein, whose amino-acid sequence MTVKVVSGDFFQAKEDILGHQVNCQGVMGSGAAKGIRDKFPEAYTFYQNEYMNAVDKKSLLGRCQLVQCQNGTMIANLFGQFKYGKTSEQYTDYEALESALTQLKNKAIESKLSVALPYNLGCGMANGDWNVVEKMIGDIFNDYEVTLYKLG is encoded by the coding sequence ATGACAGTTAAAGTAGTGAGTGGAGATTTTTTTCAAGCAAAGGAAGATATTCTGGGCCATCAAGTGAATTGCCAAGGGGTCATGGGAAGTGGAGCAGCAAAAGGAATACGAGATAAGTTTCCTGAAGCCTACACCTTTTATCAAAATGAGTATATGAATGCAGTAGATAAGAAATCTTTGCTTGGTCGATGTCAGCTCGTTCAGTGCCAGAATGGTACGATGATTGCTAATTTATTTGGTCAATTTAAGTATGGTAAAACATCGGAGCAATATACAGATTACGAAGCACTTGAAAGCGCGTTAACACAGTTGAAGAACAAAGCCATAGAGTCGAAGCTTAGCGTCGCTCTTCCCTATAACCTGGGCTGTGGAATGGCAAATGGGGATTGGAATGTGGTTGAGAAGATGATCGGGGATATTTTTAATGATTATGAAGTGACTTTATATAAGCTCGGTTAG
- a CDS encoding VWA domain-containing protein: MGIQFSHPWLLLLLIPLIVLMVYAYKSDFRLSGSRKKWAIGIRSTILLLLVLMLSGIQTYNLVYQKEVVYLVDRSYSMADEDQLVAWIQESAKRKDKEDQTSLVSAGLDSAVERRLSSAEVNEVQFDASLKREFSNLEAGLQLGSSLLSQIGDSRIVMVSDGEENVGSMLSAGRLLKDRGIAVDVLEAPQPAIRDVSVEELVVPDKLYQAESFYFEVLLRSTYEASGELRLYEDNREIGRQKVEVSSGDNRYGLKGLAKTTGLHRYRAEIFMEGDDQSANNTGYAFTRVDGPPKVLIVEGEQGTSNNITAALLSGLIQYEVIAPELLPSELAKYGAYDSIVFNNVSGDRVSGRQMDLIEQAVRSYGIGFMMAGGEDSFGMGGYFKTPIEKLLPVSMDLEGKREIPSLGLILVIDRSGSMSGAKIELAKEAAMRTVELLRPKDTVGVVAFDDQPWWVVEPQKVSDKKDILSQIQSIPSNGGTDIYPALNSAVQKLLAVTAQRKHIILMTDGQSAGNGAYQGLVEQMKKDKITLSSVAVGQDADTVLLQTLAESSKGRYYFVQDETTIPAIFSREAVMMAQSYIVDKPFIPALQDTGEWNTLFENGVPTIYGYIATTSKSTAQTALVSPEPDPLLSRWQYGSGRTVAWTSDLTGKWSKEWVSWAGFSDVLTQMIKWTFPQFTASPYEIKSEVEGNQVHLEVAVNGDEPVPDSLQAVVTGEDLKERKVMLVQESPGHYTGDMTVDKPGAFMLSLVDDSGKSDKVVAPGSGLIVPYSPEYRITIGDSQQELSRLAELTGGRILSWDHPEELFAPKARATKSLQDWNYRLLVAVLLLWVADIAVRRLALPWRAMAERLAAALRRRPARASEPGEATPAAGLTRLAARKERAAAFYGGGSAAPPTAPKPRQSQPGGAQEAAASAEPPREQERSTSMDRLLAAKKRNLR; encoded by the coding sequence GTGGGCATTCAATTTAGTCATCCATGGCTATTATTGCTACTTATTCCGTTGATTGTACTCATGGTATACGCCTATAAATCTGATTTCCGATTATCTGGTTCGCGTAAGAAATGGGCCATTGGTATAAGGTCGACGATTCTATTATTGCTAGTTCTGATGCTTTCAGGAATACAAACATACAACCTTGTATATCAAAAGGAAGTCGTGTATCTTGTCGATCGTTCCTACAGCATGGCAGATGAAGATCAGTTAGTCGCGTGGATTCAGGAATCAGCGAAGCGTAAAGACAAGGAAGATCAAACGTCCCTTGTATCCGCTGGTCTTGATTCTGCCGTTGAACGACGGCTATCTTCGGCTGAGGTTAATGAGGTTCAATTCGATGCTTCGTTGAAACGAGAATTCAGTAATTTGGAAGCAGGGTTACAGCTCGGGAGCAGTCTTCTCAGTCAGATTGGAGATTCACGGATTGTGATGGTTTCAGATGGAGAAGAAAATGTGGGGAGTATGCTTTCCGCTGGAAGATTGCTTAAGGATCGAGGGATCGCAGTTGATGTTCTAGAAGCACCTCAGCCAGCCATTCGTGATGTATCCGTTGAAGAACTTGTTGTACCAGATAAGCTCTATCAAGCGGAATCTTTTTATTTCGAGGTGTTGTTGCGTAGCACCTACGAGGCCTCTGGAGAGCTACGTTTATATGAAGATAATCGAGAAATTGGTAGGCAAAAGGTCGAGGTATCGTCTGGAGATAACCGCTATGGTTTGAAGGGATTAGCTAAAACAACGGGATTACATCGTTATCGTGCTGAAATCTTCATGGAGGGTGACGATCAGTCTGCGAATAATACAGGTTATGCCTTTACCCGCGTAGATGGACCCCCAAAAGTGCTCATTGTAGAAGGCGAGCAAGGAACTTCTAACAATATCACGGCGGCTTTATTATCAGGACTTATTCAATACGAGGTGATAGCGCCGGAACTTTTACCTAGTGAACTGGCTAAATATGGCGCCTATGATAGTATCGTTTTTAACAATGTGTCGGGAGACAGGGTTAGTGGGCGTCAGATGGATCTCATTGAGCAGGCAGTTCGTAGCTACGGGATCGGGTTCATGATGGCAGGTGGTGAAGATAGTTTCGGTATGGGGGGGTATTTCAAGACTCCCATTGAGAAGCTACTGCCTGTGTCGATGGATTTAGAAGGAAAGCGTGAGATCCCTTCCCTTGGGCTAATTCTAGTCATTGACCGTTCAGGGAGTATGAGTGGAGCTAAGATCGAGCTAGCCAAGGAAGCGGCAATGCGCACTGTTGAATTGTTACGGCCTAAAGATACTGTGGGTGTTGTTGCTTTTGACGATCAGCCTTGGTGGGTTGTTGAACCGCAAAAGGTATCGGATAAGAAAGACATATTAAGTCAGATCCAATCCATTCCAAGTAATGGAGGAACAGATATTTATCCTGCATTAAATTCAGCTGTACAGAAATTGTTAGCAGTTACAGCACAGCGTAAGCATATTATTCTAATGACAGATGGTCAGTCAGCAGGTAATGGGGCATATCAAGGTCTTGTAGAACAAATGAAGAAGGATAAAATCACACTATCTTCAGTGGCTGTAGGTCAGGATGCGGATACTGTGCTGTTGCAAACTTTAGCAGAGTCTTCTAAAGGGCGTTATTATTTCGTTCAGGATGAAACAACGATACCGGCTATTTTCAGTCGTGAAGCGGTGATGATGGCCCAGTCATACATTGTAGATAAGCCATTTATCCCTGCATTGCAGGATACTGGGGAATGGAATACTCTTTTTGAGAATGGCGTACCAACGATTTATGGTTATATAGCGACAACTTCGAAATCTACTGCACAGACAGCGCTTGTTAGTCCAGAACCAGATCCACTATTGTCTAGATGGCAGTACGGTTCAGGCCGAACTGTAGCTTGGACTAGTGATTTAACTGGAAAATGGTCAAAGGAATGGGTATCTTGGGCAGGTTTCTCTGATGTGTTAACACAGATGATTAAATGGACCTTTCCACAGTTTACAGCTTCCCCTTACGAAATAAAGAGTGAGGTTGAAGGAAATCAAGTTCATTTAGAAGTAGCTGTTAACGGTGATGAACCTGTACCCGATTCATTACAAGCGGTCGTTACTGGGGAAGATCTGAAGGAACGAAAGGTGATGCTTGTTCAGGAATCTCCAGGTCATTACACAGGGGATATGACGGTAGATAAACCAGGAGCCTTCATGTTGTCTTTGGTAGATGATAGCGGGAAAAGCGACAAAGTTGTAGCACCTGGAAGTGGGTTAATTGTCCCTTATTCTCCAGAGTACCGTATTACAATTGGAGACTCTCAGCAGGAGTTGAGTCGACTTGCTGAACTAACGGGTGGACGTATACTATCTTGGGATCACCCTGAGGAGTTATTCGCACCCAAAGCGAGGGCGACTAAATCGCTACAAGATTGGAACTATAGGTTACTTGTAGCTGTTCTGCTGCTATGGGTAGCAGATATTGCGGTGCGCCGCTTGGCGTTGCCATGGCGCGCAATGGCAGAACGCCTCGCCGCGGCCTTGCGGCGGCGGCCTGCTCGTGCGAGTGAGCCCGGCGAGGCTACGCCAGCCGCTGGGCTCACTCGGCTAGCGGCGCGCAAGGAACGCGCCGCAGCCTTTTATGGCGGCGGCTCCGCAGCGCCGCCAACTGCACCGAAGCCCCGGCAGTCGCAGCCGGGTGGGGCGCAAGAAGCAGCGGCATCGGCAGAGCCGCCGCGGGAACAGGAGCGGTCTACGTCGATGGACCGCCTGCTAGCTGCCAAGAAGCGCAATCTGCGCTGA